The following coding sequences are from one Acomys russatus chromosome 16, mAcoRus1.1, whole genome shotgun sequence window:
- the Tmem100 gene encoding transmembrane protein 100, which produces MTEEPVKENLGSPKSLPPVIMEKSPKSEVVVTTVPLVSEVQLMAATGGAELSCYRCIIPFAVVVFIAGIVVTAVAYSFNSHGSIISIFGLVLLSSGLFLLASSALCWKVRQRNKRGKRRESQTALVVNQRSLFA; this is translated from the coding sequence atgactgaagAACCCGTAAAAGAGAATCTGGGATCCCCAAAGTCTCTCCCTCCTGTGATAATGGAGAAAAGTCCTAAGAGTGAAGTCGTGGTCACCACGGTCCCCTTGGTCAGTGAGGTCCAGCTGATGGCTGCCACAGGGGGTGCCGAGCTCTCCTGCTACCGTTGCATCATCCCTTTTGCTGTGGTGGTCTTCATCGCTGGGATAGTTGTCACCGCCGTGGCTTACAGCTTTAATTCTCACGGTTCCATCATCTCCATCTTTGGCCTGGTCCTTCTGTCCTCTGGACTTTTTTTATTAGCCTCCAGCGCCCTGTGCTGGAAGGTGAGACAGAGGAACAAGAGAGGCAAGCGACGGGAGAGCCAGACGGCTCTTGTGGTAAATCAGAGAAGCTTGTTTGCTTAA